TTAGTATATTAAAACTGTTTACGATACTTTAAAAAGTACAGTGATCCATGTGAAAAAGGTTTTAATATTCCACCGTTGAATTAATTCGAAATGGACGTATTTGggatagaaaaaataattttaaaataattgacgtCTTGTACTTTTCTCAGTACCAACAGTTCCTAAATATATCGTCATGCATAATAAATGGTCTATATGTTGGAGCAAGTTTGGCAAACTTTCATTggcaatataacaatatattagcACAAGATTGCGCATGCACGTACTTCCACGAATGTTATAtgttttccttcttcttcgttcTGCAAGAGCTATAATCGTTTGTCAGACAATCACATTCAGTACCTCATGCAGTTAACGTGATCGATGATTACCTAGGTCGTGTATATCAGAGGTAAAGTAAACTTAGTTATAGTAAAGGAAACGGTGTCGAGTCATATTCTACCTTGCGAAATCCAATAACCTGCTTGCTTcaacaatatgtataaataaatgaaatagtttttcatttatttatatatttatatatatgtataaataaatatgctttatatatatttacagtaGCGAAACCTTCTAAAGATGCTACATATAATCCGCCGACATTCAGGGTCAAAATTCTGCTGCTCCTTAGTAATAGAAACAGTACTAGTTTCTGTATGCGTATCGGTGCTAAATATCATGAAACGGTGTATCTAGAAAGaaataactaaaataaaagtgtcaattagagaaatttaggaaaataaattattaattttttgcacATATGCAGGTGCTTTTTAATTCGTATTTTCATCATTAGAAACTATTAGCATGAAGTCGCAAGCACTACGTATAAGAATATTACTTACGTGGttacatatacattattactATGATCTATAATTTCTTGCCCAGAATAATTAGTAACGAACAAAAACAGGACTATACCTATCACAGCAAAAAAGTGTAATATAACTTCTTCCACTTCCTCCGTATTGGACTGAGTTTGAAATAGCTAAAATCATCGTTGTGTGATCAACATTTTACCAAACGCACTCACTTTACGCAAAATATAACctttattacagaaaaatgcaaaagttgtAAGGAagcaatatttgtattatatttctcatactcgcaatttattaattttatcataaaattaggAAACCTTGAAACtcagattttatataatttttttatcatttcttccccttttcaaaatgaaaattacaagATCTTAGTTATAATACGCTTGTATATATGCTGAAAGTAAAAAAACTTACTTCAAAAAGATTGCAACTCAAGCAAAGCACAGTAGCTATTATCAAAAAGAAGGATGCTCCTTGAAGTTTATCCATGAAACATTTAGCGAATCTTAAAcacagatattattattaaatatcaaaaatgttatataaaaaattagaaataaaagatatgatTAAACTATACTTGTAGAATGtttctaatttctaattttcaattgcactcattttatattactgtttTACTAGCAtccaaaatttaatatagttCTGTATAATACTTTGTTTATAGTATAACCAAGTTTTAAGAAAACATATAACTTTGCTATTACAATGCTTTATCAACATtatttgtatatgtaataGAGACACATTATTAGATAAATACTAACTGCAGAGCTTTGCGATGTATGTCTACggcacaaattattttcttgtaaattataatctcATTTTTCGTATTAAGGTCATGTAGCAACTCGATCGCCATTGCTTGCTCCATTCGGTAGCTACAAATAGTTTCTTTTGTACTTAAATCCCTTTTCCAAATTGTTTAAAACGAAATACGATATCTTTCAGGTAATCTGAACATCTGCcttttcattaattacttCATTACCTGGCAATCTCAAACAGTCCACAAGCATGCTTGAAATATGACAATATCATTGTTCCCGTTCCTATTACTACGATCACTCCTGCAGAACAGGCTGCGTtcagataaataaaacttaaaaaataatacttttctgATACCCTGAAGTACTTAGTTATTAGTTTCATGATGTGAATTGCGTAAGATTCATTTTTTGGCATAACGATGTCAAGAATGTACGGTGAAAATAGCATGGTACCAGCAAAAAATAGGCTGCACACAGCAAATACTGAAAACGAAATAGTTTACATAAAAGCagatattattcaatttttcaatattgttcaacttttttacaatttatttttacacattgGGATAATATTTCTCGGATGTTCTTCTTACTCATCAATCTGATCGTAAAACGTTTTCCACTATATCCGTATTTGTCATAAatagcaatttcgtttttatcCTTTAATTCGTGATAGATGTGTTGCAATtgattcaataaatatttcatctatcatgttaacaatattttacgcTATATTCCGCAAACTTTGTAAGAAAATTGCCATGTACTtcatttatgattattaatttatttatgacagtCACTCCCTTTTTAGATTAGAGGCATAACTTACACTTTTCATGTTAGTCCAAAAGCAGATGAAGATAACAAtaagcataataaaaaatgtaacggaagcaattattttgataacaTAATCAATGTTACATTCTTCAATGAAGAGTCTTGAGAActacaaaaaaaattaaatttattgatctAAGTGaggtatttattatgtattaattatatattgctaaaaaacatattttcaatattcaacaaATTAACACAAACGATGTTATGATACGAAGTGTCCAGCTAACTCCTACGTTAAAAATATGTCAGAGAAATTGATGATTACTATGATCCAGTAAGCGTCCAATGATTAAATAACACATGATATAAAACGTCTTTTTGTGACTTCTTAAGAACGTTACAAAAACATACTGTTtcaatcttttctcttttttctgacTAAATTCTGACGCAGTTTTAAGTATGCTATCTGGATAATAACGTACGTGAAATGGAACGCTGCTCATCAGGAGGCTAAAAAGCAATCTTGCCTGAATACGAgtgaattttgtttctttgtcaGGCCACAAGCCCAAAGACAGCAGGAGTAGCCTATTCCAGTTGAAGTACCGCTTTTTAATACAGATCATGTTCCACGATTGTCAACACTTCGCACTTGACTGCGGAATAATCCACAGCAGTTTGTCCATCTTCTTCCTCCATcattagattatattttacaacttTCCCCTCaccattatttaatttagcatAAATTTAACGCGAGGTGGTGCACGATACTACCGTGCGATTGTAACACCTGTTTGATGACAATTTAACGCCTTGGCTCGAGAAAAGTACTCATCGATTAAGTAATTGTTACacggagagaagaaaaatattcaacgtATATTTATTTCCCCGCTGTACAATAATCGTAAAATGATATCAGAGATCGGATAGGGACTATCAAAAGAAGAGATACCAGAGATCGAAATACGTATAGGCGCAGTTGGTCGTTTTTCGTGCCCTTTAGTTTTCCTCTTTTCATTCTGCAGTGAGCACTCGTTGAATGAACATATGCTTTGAGCGAAGCTGCATTCCATCGACTTTACACATATGTGTCAAGTTTGAAAGTATTACTGGTACAGTACATAAAACTATAAACTTTTATTCGGATTTATTCTTCTGTCTTACGCTTGAAGATTGATTTAATGACAAATTTAAGATATTGAGTTAAACTTTAGGATATTGTGCTACAGAACGAAATATAAACAGATACAGTTAAATGCTTGAATATCATCTtgcttaattatattaataatcttttttattgttttgatatgctatattgttatttgatgGATTGTTGTATCTTAATTGCATGTAGTAAATGTAGCatgtattaattgataaaataaatggttattataacatttcatGTTTCTTTATTGATCTAACGAGACAATGTTACAAGTACTGTGTgctcaaatatatttaatgtttgaatgatatatttattcattgtcGATTGTTTCATTGCTTTTTAAGCGCATGCGAAAAAAGCGAAGAAAGTCTATTATAACCATATCTCACTCTTTCTACGtaattatgtttaaatattaattcctaATACCACGCTTGTGTGTTATATTCTATTGTATTAGGATCtgcaattaattcggtgcttttaCTTCTAATTAATCATAACTCCGTTTTGGATTCAAATATGTTCCTGTCATTTAGTCAGTTTCAAAGTGCCATCCTTAAGATTTAAAATACGCTACATAGCTCAAAAAGCTCAAAAAAGATTTGTTACCAAGGATAGTTAAGCTTCATCCTAATATATGCAAGGTACGGTATATGTAATAACGCTATAAtcatcattgtttattaaacatCAAAAAGGAAAGCTaaatgtgtattttatatctttttactttattttaattactaattcTTAATATTGGTTTGTTCGGAAAGTGCGGTTTTTCACATAGCCAAGTATTCTAAGATGCTGTTTAAGGATCGAATTAGATATGTGGGGTATCTCCGCAATGCCTCGCGTTATGTAACGTCGATTACTTTCAATTATTGTTGCAATTTGGTCGTCATCTACCGCAGAAGGCCTATCTGAGCGTTCTTGAGTCTTCGATGTTAACATCATCACTTTTGAAGCGAGCAAACTACTTCTGAACAGTTCTTTCAGCTACTGCATTACTTCTGTAAATCTTTTTTGTTATCTGAACGGCACTCTTGctttttttgaaataaaataacataatgtgtcaaaaatgcatcttcttttctcccatttttaatttgatgtaaaattaacaaaccTCAATTGATCCTATTGTTCTTATTCGTAAATGATGCGTTGAAGTGTCCTCTTtcacaatatgtatatatgttatatgttaAAGTCCCACGACATAGATAAACATGTTTTAATGTCATCTCTTAAAAAACCGCACGAACTTTCTGTACAATCTAATACTATTCTATTCTATCACACAAGAGTTTTACTTGTTATTACTGCATTGAGTGCATGAAAGTGAAGTAAGATATTGATGCACTCACCAGCTGCAAACAAATACGTTCCTGTTTTACTTGCACAAGATGTGcgatataatgtattatataaatctatatatacagtatgtgcatatttttatatataaatatgcaaaatatacaaaatatatacagggtgtctcataaCTCTGTTACCGCTGGTTAATGGCGTATAGTGTGGACTtagagtcgaaaagtcctgtacgcgggacaccctgtatataaactatattatAAGAGTATCATAAATGTATTAACATATTAGAATTGTTTACGATACTCTGAAGACGGAGTACACTGATTGCTGTGAAAAGTGTTTTATCTCTTTCAGCGTTGAATTCACTTAAAAGGAGTGTATTTTGAATAGAAggaatgatataaaaataattgacatcTTTTTGTATTCGTACTATATGCACTAGAACTTAGATATACCGTGcataataaatgtatgtatgttgGAGCAAGTTTTCATTATcaatatactaatatattagCACAAGattgacacgcgcgcgcgctatacTTCCATGGATGTTATATAAGTTACATAAGTTCCTTCTTCTTCGCGCTGCATAAGTCGACCGCGTTTGTCATAACATCATATTCAGTCTCTCATACTTCTTACATCTTCAGTCTCTAATATCGACTAGCTAACTCATGTTAAGTGAAGTAAACTCAGTTATAAATACGGAAATCATATTGAGTCTTTTTCTACCTCGTGTAATCCAATAACCTGCTTGCttcaacaatatatataaatatatgaaatagttgtttgtttttataaatatgtatgtataaataaatataatttatatatatttatgtataatttactGTAGTGAAACATTCTACAGATGCTGTGAATAAACCACCGACATCCAGAGTGAAAATTCTATTGCTCCTTTGTAATAGAAACAATACATGTTTCTGTATATGTATCGGTGCTAAATATCATGAAACGTTGTACCTATAGAAAGAAATATGCTAACATAATATAAACTGTAACATacgtaaagtaaaataaaagtgtcAATGTGAGAAatataggaaaataaattcataattttgtGCACATATGCAGGTGTTTTTTAATTCGTATTTTCATCATTAGAAACTATTAGCATGAACCGCGAGCACTACGTGTAAAAATATCACTTACGAAGTTACATATACAGAATTACTATGATCTGTAATTTCTTGTCCAATATTATTAGGTACGAACAGCGCCACCATTATAAATGCCACAGCCGTAAAGTGTAATAAAACTTCTTCCACTTTCTCCGTAGGTGACTCAATGtgaaatatctgaaatatcATCGTTGTGTGatcaacattttataaaacgcTTCACTTTGCACaaaatctaaaatttattGCAGGAAAAAGCAAAAGTTGCAAGGAAGAAAtacttgtattatatttttcatattcgaaacttactaattttatcataaaattaggAAACCTTGAAACtcagattttatataattgattatcaTTTCTTCCCCttttcaaaatgaaaattacaagATCTTAGTTATAATTCGCTTGTATATATGCTGAAAGTAAACAAACTTACTCGAAAAAGATTGAAACTCAAGCAAAGCACAGTAGCTATTAGAAAAACTAGCATTGACCCTTCAAGTTTATTCAAGCAATATTTTGCGAATCTTAAacatagatataattattaaatatcaaaaatgttatatcagccattagaaataaaagatttgaTTAAgctataattgtaaaatatttctaaatttttaattgttaggAATTATTTTAGATTCCTGTTTGACTAGCATCTAAAAGTTATCACAGTtctgtatatattgtataatgctTTGTGTTTATTATACCAAGTTTTAGGAAAAGCTATAACTGTGCTTACAATCAGTGCCGAATTAAAGTTTTTGAAGTTCAGAGCTATTGGCTCCATAGAGGCCAATTTTCAGTTATTCGAATAATAGGTAGGTATTCATGAATGATGCCGGGTGAAGCGCCCTAATAAGCGAGGCTATAGGCCCTCTTAGCCCCCCTCCCCCTTAATTCGGTCCTGCTTAcaatactttatttataatataatataatagagatACATTAACAGATAAATACTAACTCCATAGCTTTGCGATGTATGTCTACGGCATAGATCAACTTTTTGTAAATTAGAATCTCATTTTTCGTATTAATGTCAAGTAACAATTCGATCGCCATTACTTGCTCAATGCGGTAACTATAAATAACATTCTTTCTGTAATTAAATTGTCTTTCCAAATTGTTTGATACAGAATTGATTGAAACagatatttttcatacaaTCTGAACATCCGTCGTTTATTGAATTAATCACTTCATTACCTGGCAATCTCAAACATTCCACAGATATGCTTGAAAAACGATATGAACATTGTTGTCGTCGCTACGTATGCGATTATTCCTGCAGAACAGCTTATGTTCAAATACGtaaaaattaagtaataataCTTTTCTGATACAATGAAGTACTTGGTCATAATTTCCATTATATAAATTCCGTAAGACTCATTTTTCGGCATAACGATGTCAAGAATGTACGGCAAACATAGTATAATAGAATTACCAAATGCAGTGCACGTACTAAGTACTGGAAACAAAGTTGTCTATATAAAAACACTTAGGTTTCCTAATATTCGtcaacttctttccaattaatttttctatccATATTGTGCTAATAATCgtcgaatttttttcttacctATTAGTATAATCGTAAGACGTTTCCCAAAGTATCCATATTTTTCATAgatagcaatttcgtttttgTCCTTTAACTCGTCGTAGATGTGTTGCAATTGGTCcaagaaatattttgtctatcatgttaataatattttacgctATATCCCATAAAGTGTGAAATAACATTGCCACGtacaatgtaatttatttatgacagtCGCTTATTTTCTGGAGTAGAGCCATAACTTACATTGTTCGTGTTAATCCAAAAGCTGATGAACATAATCGCGTGTGTACTATAGAATGTCACGGAAGAGAGTAGTCTGAGAGCATTATCAATGCGACATTCTGCCTTGAAGAATCTTGAGAACTACGgacaaaaatttaaatttattaatgcaaatggataattgttaattatattggTAAATGGCATATTTCAACACTCAACAAACCAGCACAACCGATACTGAGAGAAATACTTATGACGCAAATTATATAGCTAGCATATGCATGTCAATATAACATCAGAGAAACTAATGATTACTCCAGTGATGTTAAATGATTGAAACAAACCTAATATAAAACATCTTTTTGCCGTCTTATTGACGTTACAAAAACGTActgtttcaataatttttattaagttttgCAAGATAAGTGGTATTACataacgtgtatatatatatatatatatatatatatatatatgtatgttaatatgttattatacaaCACTACAAACACAGTTGTACTACTGACTTAGCTttctatatatgtaaattgcaTCACTAGGTTTTGatcacaaattaattaaattttttatacagttttagatcattttaaaaattagtatttttatttgtaaatttggGTTTTAacttcttgttaaaaaattacttataaatttttctaagtAGTATATGATCATATTCTGACAAATTTTATCCTTCTAATTACTATTCATATGTTTCTAATTGGTTATTTGTAACAACAAAATAACGTCTAATAATGACGgctagttatttatttattttgttttctctTTTGCGATTTTAGAAATGCAAGAGCCAACAGTGTGAGTTTTATTTGACAcatattcgtaatataaatgtatttgttAGCCGATAATGTAGAAATATTAAGATAAGCACTGAAATCGTCGAGGAGGGcgcaacaaatataatatattgtgaaACTAATATTGACAAGCGGCATTCGAGATCTCGCGTTGAGTTCGTATGAAAAGTAAAGAGACGGTTACACAAAAGCACGTGCCGTGAGAAAGAAAGTGAGAAGTGTGGCTGCAGACGAAAGTTAGTAatttttatcgttatcgttatcgtaCATGTTTATCGTTTGTATTAACAAATGCATATTAAtgcagttattaattatttgatttcCTTTAATGTTACTATTACTCACGTTGATTGTAGTtgaatttgttaataatataaagatgaTTCCAATTACTGTATGCATACTGTAGATTATAATCGTCAAagtcaaatattataatcaatcaatatatattaattatcaaaacgTTGTCGTATAAAGTTTTTAGTAAAGTGTCACTGATATGCAGATGAAACAAGCCGCGAAGTCAAGTCTTCTTAACGACATGATATTTCACGTATCCGTGATATTAATCCGTCATTTTTCCGTCATTTTACCGCCGTTACGTTAGTTATTCTTAGTCATTCTATGAATTCTATCGTGACATAGGTATGCAACTGGCTCACGTACCTGAAATGCGATGCTGCTCATCAGAAAACAGCAAAACAGTCTTGCTTGAAAACGAGTGAATTTTGTTTCCTTGTCAGGCCACAAGCCGAAAGGGAGTAGTACTCAATTCCAGTTGCAGTATCGCGTCCTAATACAAGTCATGTTTCGCGATCGCCGAAACTTCGCACTTGATAGCGGAATTACCTACACCACTCCGTCTATCCCTTTCTTCCATCATTAGAGTGTTTTTCACCTGTGGTGAGGGCATCATATAAATTTGTAGgtaaattctttaatttagCATAAATGTAACGTGAGGTAGTGCACGATACCACCGTGCGAGTATAACAGCTGTTTGATGACAATTTAACGTCTTCGCTCGAAAAAAATACTCAATGATTCAGTAATTCATCTTACACggagagaagaaaacattCAACGTGTGTGTAGTTCTCACAGTAAAAGAATCGTAAAATGATGCCAGAGATCGAAATACGCGCAAGCGCAGTTACTCGTTTTTACCGTCAGTTAGTTTTCCTTTTCTCATTCCATAGCGAGCACACGTTGAATGAACATATACTTCGTGCGGAGCAGCATTTCATCAGCTTTATCCACATATGTTTCACGTTTGGAGTTATTACtggtaaaatatatacaactATGCATGAACTTTTGGTCGGAGTTATTCTTATGCTTGATGCATGATTTAAGGTGCAAATGTAATATATCTTACTGTAGAacaaaatcatgaaaaatagTTTGACAAGATAAATCatcttgaatatttatatgcattaGTTGGTTTCAAAAAAGCTTTATATATTTGGGTTTTATTCATTAGCGCAATTTagtttaatctattttatgaAATGCTGGAAATGATGACAATTGACTTGTTTGTGGATTATGAGCTAATACTCCtacgaaaatttcattattttcatctGTGACAGTCTTTTGCCAGTTTCTTTTTCTACATGAACATTTCCATTTACTTAAAATTCTTTCACATCTCGATAGAACAAAGTACGTTATGGAACATTTCTTTCAGAATGTCTTTCAGCGTATGAAACAAATACTTCACggatatttttcgatatttatcataaatgaaaatcatatacattttttataacatattagtaTTCTTTGCTATAGTTAATCTtaccattttaattaaataaactgtTCTTATTGTTGTTGTACGCTATCACACAACGTGCACCTTTCAGTtggtaacataaaaattattccatCTGTATTGCTCGCGGAGAATCAATTATGTAGTAGAATGAAAGTGTACTAGTTATTTCGTTCTTGTGTCTCACTTGTGTATCCTGAGAGAAATGTTTTatcatattgttcatttaatGAAGCTGTgagaaagttttgaaaaaatggGAATGTTTCATGTCTGCTTCAGGAAGTTGACATCGAATGATATTGAATATGTTGTCATTGAATTCGTGAGGAGGACTACAAACGTAAGTGTTTAAGGTAGGGTCTCATTAAACAATATGAAGgtgattatttcattatttctccTTGACATTCGCCGCAGGGCCAAACTATTAGCATTACAAtacgttttttttaatcttacaatttttgtctaaaacagttctttccattttatacttttttctatatttaagcGTCTGAAAGTAAATGCCGCATAGGTAATAACTGAATAACATCATAATCGACattctaaatataaaaaaagaaggttGAATGTTGTGTGCTTTATATCTACTTGCTCTATTCTAGTAAGCTATCACGCAAGATTTCTACTcgatttttagttt
The Ooceraea biroi isolate clonal line C1 chromosome 4, Obir_v5.4, whole genome shotgun sequence genome window above contains:
- the LOC105285952 gene encoding uncharacterized protein LOC105285952, which gives rise to MICIKKRYFNWNRLLLLSLGLWPDKETKFTRIQARLLFSLLMSSVPFHFSRLFIEECNIDYVIKIIASVTFFIMLIVIFICFWTNMKSMKYLLNQLQHIYHELKDKNEIAIYDKYGYSGKRFTIRLMSKKNIREILSQCVKINLFAVCSLFFAGTMLFSPYILDIVMPKNESYAIHIMKLITKYFRVSEKYYFLSFIYLNAACSAGVIVVIGTGTMILSYFKHACGLFEIASYRMEQAMAIELLHDLNTKNEIIIYKKIICAVDIHRKALQFAKCFMDKLQGASFFLIIATVLCLSCNLFELFQTQSNTEEVEEVILHFFAVIGIVLFLFVTNYSGQEIIDHSNNVYVTTYFFLDTPFHDI
- the LOC109611485 gene encoding uncharacterized protein LOC109611485 isoform X1, giving the protein MHTVIGIIFILLTNSTTINFSRFFKAECRIDNALRLLSSVTFYSTHAIMFISFWINTNNTKYFLDQLQHIYDELKDKNEIAIYEKYGYFGKRLTIILIVLSTCTAFGNSIILCLPYILDIVMPKNESYGIYIMEIMTKYFIVSEKYYYLIFTYLNISCSAGIIAYVATTTMFISFFKHICGMFEIASYRIEQVMAIELLLDINTKNEILIYKKLIYAVDIHRKAMEFAKYCLNKLEGSMLVFLIATVLCLSFNLFRIFHIESPTEKVEEVLLHFTAVAFIMVALFVPNNIGQEITDHSNSVYVTSYNVS
- the LOC109611485 gene encoding uncharacterized protein LOC109611485 isoform X2, whose amino-acid sequence is MHTVIGIIFILLTNSTTINFSRFFKAECRIDNALRLLSSVTFYSTHAIMFISFWINTNNTKYFLDQLQHIYDELKDKNEIAIYEKYGYFGKRLTIILIVLSTCTAFGNSIILCLPYILDIVMPKNESYGIYIMEIMTKYFIVSEKYYYLIFTYLNISCSAGIIAYVATTTMFISFFKHICGMFEIASYRIEQVMAIELLLDINTKNEILIYKKLIYAVDIHRKAMEFAKYCLNKLEGSMLVFLIATVLCLSFNLFRGKK